The SAR324 cluster bacterium genome contains the following window.
GAGATCAGCCGAACATTCTTCAGCCTTGGCTCCTGCCGTAGTTCCCAAAGAAGATTTGGAAAATCCTGAAAATCGCCCGTATCCAGATGCCGATTCATAATACTGGTCAGATCAAATCGAAAACCATCAACCCCCATCACTTCATGCCAATAAATCAAACTTTCCAGGATTAACTCCTTCACCAAGGGGTGTCCGCATCTTAAGGTGTTGCCACAGCCTGAAGCATTATGAAGCTCACCTTCTGGGGTGTGGAGGTACCATGTATCTTTGTCCATCATTTTAAAATGATATTTTGGCCCTTCGGCATCCTGTTCTCCAGAATGGTTGTAGACAACATCCAACCAAACCTCGATTTTATAAAGATGGCATTCTTGAACAAATTCTTTGATTTCATGATGCCGGTTTAAAGGATTTTCAGCGTAGGCTCCCTTGGGAGCAAACCATAAGACCGGTGAGTAACCCCAATAATTTTTGAGATTTTGTTGATTTTCTGGATTTCTTAACTGGTTTTCATTTTCATCGAAATCAAAAATAGGAAGCAGCTCCACCACATCTATGCCGAGTTGGCTTAAATATTTGATTTTTTGTTGCATCCCAGAAAAATTGCCACGTTGCCTGACAGGAACCCCGGATGAGTGATGCTGAGTCATTCCACGAACATGACATTCATAGATAACCAACTCACCCAAAGGCTTATGAGAAAATCTTTCTGAAACTCTTAACTTTTCCAAATCTGTCAGGAGAGCCACCCTCTTCAACTTTACTGATGAAGTCTTGCTCAGTGAGTGTTCACATTCAAAGCTTGTCCTCAAAAGTCCAAATTTCTCATCAACTTCAAATGTAATGATTTTACCCCAGAATTCCCCACCAAGAGAATTTCTCGCAAACGGATCAAGGATCCAATCAGTGATATAATTGCCATTTGAATCTGATCGTAAAACCTTTACCAAATATGCTGTCAAGACAGTTACTGGATACTCAAACTGACCCTGCCAAATTCTCTGACTCTTTGAGGCTTCAATCAGATCATATTTCTTCAGTAATGGAAGATTTTCTGAGGTTTTGTAATGTTGATTGTCAAAAAAACTGAGTGGTATCCCAAAGAACCAAAGTTCGACTTTAAGTGCGTTGGAAATGGGGAGAGAAATGCTATAGTGATTTTCGTCTAAGTGAATACCAAATTTATTCATATACGGAACTACCCTTTACTCATCATTTAATACTTCTTTTTTTTGTATATTTTAGCTATCAAACCAAGAATAACAGTTTTGCCTAGTAACTTTCATAAGGTACGTCCTGTGAATGTGCCGACCTGTAGAGAGAATCTTCGCCAAAGCGGCATCCCTTGCCCAAACGCTGAAAAACAAACCATACTGCAATCCCCTGAGTAAATAATGTCCCGAAAAATTATATTTTTCTTTACAATTCTTTTCATGACAAGCATATGTGAATTAACTTGGGCAGCAGGTGAAGGTAGAAGGCAAATTCGCCCTTTGGACTATCAAAGTTTACGTTCCTACACAGAATCTCAGCAGGTTATCCCAAATTATGTTGCTGAAAGATATCC
Protein-coding sequences here:
- a CDS encoding alpha-amylase family glycosyl hydrolase → MNKFGIHLDENHYSISLPISNALKVELWFFGIPLSFFDNQHYKTSENLPLLKKYDLIEASKSQRIWQGQFEYPVTVLTAYLVKVLRSDSNGNYITDWILDPFARNSLGGEFWGKIITFEVDEKFGLLRTSFECEHSLSKTSSVKLKRVALLTDLEKLRVSERFSHKPLGELVIYECHVRGMTQHHSSGVPVRQRGNFSGMQQKIKYLSQLGIDVVELLPIFDFDENENQLRNPENQQNLKNYWGYSPVLWFAPKGAYAENPLNRHHEIKEFVQECHLYKIEVWLDVVYNHSGEQDAEGPKYHFKMMDKDTWYLHTPEGELHNASGCGNTLRCGHPLVKELILESLIYWHEVMGVDGFRFDLTSIMNRHLDTGDFQDFPNLLWELRQEPRLKNVRLISEPWDAHGYDLGKSAKKAGWTEWNDRFRDTIRKVLSGEVGQGLALKDSIEGNPSLFGETSADYWPSLNFITSHDGFTLWDLFCYSDKHNEANGENNRDGHLANFSDNLGVEGPTQNQQILGLREQKWRMAWTILAISRGPMMFVAGDEWGRTQNGNNNAYCQDNELNWLNWQKSETNSDRVEFVRMLLSLRARFCKSCWISSSATISWFNSKGYEADWSPHIRSFVWKIENFEEGMSWWFLCNSYDAPLFFLIEEERSISWQWNSNHYLGMPHDLPNEKFVELGPFSIVIGNTRQL